DNA sequence from the Buchnera aphidicola str. Ua (Uroleucon ambrosiae) genome:
TTAGCAGTTCCTAATGAATCTAATCCTATATCATGTAACATTTTATGTACACATTTCAGATGTTTTTTCAAAATTCCATGAAATTGAAAAGTTTGACGATTAGTTAATCTAATGGTTTTATATAATGTATATTTATTAGCAAAATCATTAATTTTTAACCATTTTTTAGCTTGAATAATTCCACCAGGCAATCGGCAACGAAGCATCATTGCATGACGAGGTTCTAATTTTTGTTCATAACGCTCTAATCGTAAATCACGATCATCTTGTTGATACATTCCATGAAATCGAATGAGTGAAAAATTATCCCCGATAAAACCATTAGTTATTTCATTTTTTAAATCATTGATAATAGTACCTCGAAGATAATTACTATTTTCTTTTATACGTTCTGCATCAGTTAATTTTTTTACTATATTTTTTTTTTTATCATTTATTTTCATTAATATACATCTCTTTTATAACGTTTATTTAAACGAAGATCATTTAAAAATTCTTCAGAATTTTCAAGATTCATATTACCATTTTTACTAATAATATTTAATAATGTTTTTTCAACATCTTTAGCCATATTAGAAGCATTTCCACAAATATATATTACTGCGCCTTCTTGTATCCAAGACCATATTTCTTTACTATGTTCTTGTATTTTATCTTGTACATATAATTTATTTTCTTGATCTCTTGACCAAGCAACATTCATATTAGTAATAAGTCCCTTATTAATGTATTGCTGCCATTCGATTTGATATAAAAAATCTTCAGTAAAATTTGGATTACCAAAAAATATCCAATTCTTTCCTTTAGCACAATCATTATCTCTTTGTTGCATAAAAGCACGAAAAGGCGCAATACCAGTTCCGGAACTAATCATTATTATTGGAATATCAGGATTTTCTGGTAAACGAAAATTATTATTGGTTTCAATAAAAATTTTTACTATATCATCTACTTTTAAAGATTGAGATAAATACCCTGAAGATCCACCTAAATACACACAACCAGAAATAACTTTTTTTATAACTCCTACTGTAATGTGAATCTCATTAGGTGTTTCTGCTTGTGATGAAGAAATTGAATATAATCTAGGTGTTAATGGACGTAAAAAACTAAGTAATTGTGTAGAAGACATTTTTTCTGGATAATCATGTATCATTTTAATAAAAGGTGTATTTGCTATATAATCTTCTAAATGTATTTCATCAGAAATAATATTTTGTAAAATTTTATTTTTTGTAATATTTACATAATTTTTAACAATATCTTTAGTATTATTTGTTAATTCAAAATGATTTGTTAATGCATCAAAAATAGTAATAATCTTATTTTTGATGTTTACTTTATCTAATGAATCAATAGAACAGAATTTTATTATTTTATTGACTAATTGCGGATCATTTTTATACCAAATACCAACTGCATCACCAGGTTTATACTTAATATTTAAATTATTAATATCAATTTCAATATGATAAACATCTTTAATAGAATTACGACCAGTAATTTTTTGATTAGCTA
Encoded proteins:
- a CDS encoding assimilatory sulfite reductase (NADPH) flavoprotein subunit, encoding MKNQNLFNLLLPLNTEQLNYLNKLDSSCSNIQRAWLSGYFWKSANQISDSCTADTDRSNINNSLITIISASQTGNAKSLSQRLHEYLNKHNKKNRLINAIDYKFKKIQNEKILILIISTQGEGEPPEEAISLYKFIISKKAPNLKNLCYSIFSLGDKSYNFFCQAGKDFDKRFKELGATSLIDRFDADIEYEDAYNKWSENLLKSINNQNQHAQSFFTSSNKKNQSADLTDSFSRKNPAKAVVLANQKITGRNSIKDVYHIEIDINNLNIKYKPGDAVGIWYKNDPQLVNKIIKFCSIDSLDKVNIKNKIITIFDALTNHFELTNNTKDIVKNYVNITKNKILQNIISDEIHLEDYIANTPFIKMIHDYPEKMSSTQLLSFLRPLTPRLYSISSSQAETPNEIHITVGVIKKVISGCVYLGGSSGYLSQSLKVDDIVKIFIETNNNFRLPENPDIPIIMISSGTGIAPFRAFMQQRDNDCAKGKNWIFFGNPNFTEDFLYQIEWQQYINKGLITNMNVAWSRDQENKLYVQDKIQEHSKEIWSWIQEGAVIYICGNASNMAKDVEKTLLNIISKNGNMNLENSEEFLNDLRLNKRYKRDVY